Genomic DNA from Pseudomonas sp. CCC3.1:
AGCAAGCGCCCGATAACGTTCTGCTCTACGCCACGTCGAACCGTCGGCACCTGGTGCCCGAAAAAGAAAGCGACAACGAGCACTGGAAGAACGTCGACGGCGAACTTCATCCCAATGAAGCCGTTGAAGACAAGATAGCCTTGTCCGACCGCTTCGGGCTGTGGTTGTCGTTTTACCCCTTTACTCAGGAGCACTTCCTGAGCGTGGTTGAACACTGGATCAACGTGCTGGCCAGCAAGGCCGGTTTGCAGTGGCAACGTGATGAGACGCTGGATATTTTGGCCGTGCGCTGGGCAACCGGGCGCGGCAATCGTAATGGCCGCTGTGCGTATCAGTTCGCGCGCTACTGGGTTGGATTGAAATTGTTGGAGCAAACGAATGATTGATTTAAATGCCACGGGCGCAGGCCTGGGCGGTTACACCTTGCTACAAGCGCAACTGGAGTCGTTGCTGGCCGATGAGCGGGACTTTATTGCCAACGCGGCGCAGTTTTCGGCGTTTTTGTTCAGCCAGCTTGATGACTTGAACTGGGCCGGGTTTTACCTCAATCGCAACGAGGAATTGGTGTTGGGGCCGTTTCAGGGCCAGATCGCCTGCGTGCGAATTCCTTTCGGGCGGGGTGTGTGCGGGGCGGCTGCGGCCAGCCGGCAGACCCAGCGAGTTGAAGACGTGCACGCATTCCCCGGGCACATTGCCTGCGACAGCGCCTCCAACAGTGAGTTGGTAGTGCCCTTGATCAAAGACGGTCGCCTGATCGGCGTGCTGGACCTGGACAGCCCGAGCATCGGCAGATTCACCGAGCAGGACCAGCAGGGGGTTGAAGCGCTGGCGGCGATTTTCCTGCGCTTGAGCGAGTGTTGAGCGCCGCTTAAAGGTTCAATCGACCCCCGCCTTGACCAGCAGCGCGTCGACGTTGACCGTATCGATTTGCTGCGGCTCAAGGTACTGTCGGGCGTATTGCATAAAGATTTGCTCGCGCATAAACAGCTCAAACAGCGACGGGTCAATGTGCCCGTCGTGGCACATGCCCGCCATGATGCTCAGCGCCTCATTCAAGGTCTTGCCCCGCTTGTAGGGGCGGTCCGAGGCGGTCAGGGCTTCGAAAATATCGGCAATCGCCATCATCCGCGCCGCGAGGCTCATGTCTTCTCGGCGCAGACGTTTGGGATAACCCTTGCCATCCATTCGCTCGTGATGCCCGCCCGCTATTTCGGCAATGTTGCCCAAGTAGTTGGGGAAGGGCAGGCGGTCGAGCATCAAAATAGTTTGCACAATGTGGTTGTTGATGATGTAGCGCTCTTCCGAGGTCAATGTGCCGCGGGTGATGCTCAGGTTGTACAGCTCGCCGCGATTGAACTTGTACGGCGGAACATCCAGCTTGAAACCCCAGGGATTGTCGCTGTCGATCTGTTCGGACTCGGCCCGCATGAACAGATGCTCGGGTTTATCCGCCAGCAATGATTCGGTGACTGGAAGGCTTTGGGCTTCGCGCTGGGCCTGACGTGCGTTCTCTTCCCACGACACACCCAACCGATCATCCAGGGTTCGGGTCCAGGTTTGTGCGGCGATGTTTTTCAAACGCTCCAGATCCGCTTCTGCCATGGCTTCGCCGCCGACATTACTGCGTGCCACAAAGGCAAAGTCGTCATCCAGCGCCGCCAGGCGGGCGTCACGCTGCTCAGCCAGTGGTTGATCGCTGCCACCTTGGGCGAGCGCTTGCCAGTAGTTGACCCAGGCGTCGCGCTTGAGCACCTCAAATCGCGTGCGAATTTCGTGAATGCGGTCGTAGATGGTTTCAAGTTTGGTCGCTTTATCGACTACGTACTCCGGCGTCGTGACTTTGCCGCAGTCGTGCAGCCAGGCAGCGATGTGCAGGGCTTCCCACTCTTCATCCGTGGGGTTGTACAGCGCAAAATGCGGGTCCTGGCTTTGCTCGGCCGCCTTGGCCAGCATAAAGGTCAACTCGGGAACCCGCTGACAGTGGCCTCCGGTGTATGGACTTTTGGCGTCGATGGCCCCGGCCAGCAGTTGAATAAAGGCGTTCAGCAGTTGCTTTTGGCGCTCTTGCAGGCGCTGACTTTCAATCGACACCGCCGCTGCGCCGGAAACAGCTTTGATAAATGCAATGCGTTCTGGACTCAGCGGTTCCTGGTCGCTGCTGGCGTCGCTGTTGTTGAGGATCAGCGCGAGCACGCCAACGGTTTCACTGTGGCGGTTGTGCAGCCGGATACCGATCACGTGAATGTTTTGACTGTCGAGCGCCTGCATCACGGGCAGCAAGTCACCTGCCTGCTCAAGGCTGAGCGTGCACACCACGCTGTCTTGGCCTGCACTCAGCGTGCGCAGCCATGACGGCGCCTGATCGGCCTGCGGATTGATCACGCTATGGGCCAGCGTGCTCAGATTTTGCGCTTCGCCATCAATGATCAGGCCTTTGAGTTCCAGGTCGGTGTTGTCGTTTTCCGTGAGATAGATCAACCCCGCCTGCGCCTGTCCGATCTTGATCATTTCAACCAGTACCGACTGCAGCAAGGGCTCAAACCGGGTATGTGCCGAGAGGCTGGCGGTGATTTCAAAGAAACTCGCGAGGGTTTCTTTCATTCGCTGCATCGACGCGGCCAGTTGGTCGATCTCAAGCACCGGTGATTGCTTCTGGATCGGGTAATTGAAGTCGAAGCGACGAATCGCGTTGGCCTCTTGCACCAGCCCTTTCAAGGGTTTGACCAGCAATCGGGAGGTCAGCCAACCCAGTGGCAAGCACAACAGCAACATCGCCAGTGCCACTAGAGTGCCTTCCCAGCGCAGGCGATAAGCATCGGCCAATAACTCGTCCTCAGGCACCATCAAGGCCAATTGCAAACCGTTGGAGCCGCCATCTTCCACCTTGGCCAATGAGACGATCCACTGGCGTTGCCCGTCATCAAGACGCTGGTTCGCGTCTGCCCCTTGGTTGATCAGCAGGTTGAGGGTCGGACTGAGTGAAGTGACCTTGGCCAGTTGTGTAGAGCCTGCCCCGGTTAATAGTTTGCTGGCGTCCGGGTACGCCACCGCTTGCCCGTCGTTATCGAACAGGACGATTTGTGTGTTGGGCGTAATCAAGTGTTTGCCGAGCGTACTGGACAGCTCTGAAAGGGTCAGGTCTGCGGCAATTATGGTGTGCGCTGAGCTGCGTTTAGACAGCGTTGTACCGATTTCATCAGTGGAGAAAAACAAGTACGGGCTGGTGGTGGACTGGTTGATGCTGCTGTGGCTCGGGATAAACCAGCTACGATCACGCGGGTCATAGGTTTCATGAGGGTTGCTGTGCTGTGACAGCAATGTCAGCGACTCATCAAAAAACAGCTTTTTCGACACGGCACCTTCGGTTTGGCCTGAACGTTGAACGGACCAGGCTTCATAAGCGGCTTGCGGCGGGGCGTTTTGATGCGCTCTGCTGGCTTCATTGCGTAAAGGCCGAACCTGGAAGAAATTGCCCTGGTTATCCGCCAGGTACAGTGCTGAGAGCGCGGGGGTGTCATTGAGTGCTTGCACGAAGGGTTGCAGCAGTTCGAGGCGGGACTCGAACCGGTCTGTCGGCACGTTTGGGTGAAGTGCCAACAGATTTAGCGTGTTTCGAATCGGCTGATAGGTGTTTAGCAGATCTAACTGCACATCCTGTTCGACCTGGCTGAACAGCTTCTGGCTGCTGCCAAGGATGATGCGGGTGTTTTGCATATAGTTGAAAACACCCAGTGCGACGCCCATCAGCA
This window encodes:
- a CDS encoding GAF domain-containing protein, with amino-acid sequence MIDLNATGAGLGGYTLLQAQLESLLADERDFIANAAQFSAFLFSQLDDLNWAGFYLNRNEELVLGPFQGQIACVRIPFGRGVCGAAAASRQTQRVEDVHAFPGHIACDSASNSELVVPLIKDGRLIGVLDLDSPSIGRFTEQDQQGVEALAAIFLRLSEC
- a CDS encoding HD domain-containing phosphohydrolase; the encoded protein is MPSNMPTSKRQFPLHIHISVVFTLLLLLMGVALGVFNYMQNTRIILGSSQKLFSQVEQDVQLDLLNTYQPIRNTLNLLALHPNVPTDRFESRLELLQPFVQALNDTPALSALYLADNQGNFFQVRPLRNEASRAHQNAPPQAAYEAWSVQRSGQTEGAVSKKLFFDESLTLLSQHSNPHETYDPRDRSWFIPSHSSINQSTTSPYLFFSTDEIGTTLSKRSSAHTIIAADLTLSELSSTLGKHLITPNTQIVLFDNDGQAVAYPDASKLLTGAGSTQLAKVTSLSPTLNLLINQGADANQRLDDGQRQWIVSLAKVEDGGSNGLQLALMVPEDELLADAYRLRWEGTLVALAMLLLCLPLGWLTSRLLVKPLKGLVQEANAIRRFDFNYPIQKQSPVLEIDQLAASMQRMKETLASFFEITASLSAHTRFEPLLQSVLVEMIKIGQAQAGLIYLTENDNTDLELKGLIIDGEAQNLSTLAHSVINPQADQAPSWLRTLSAGQDSVVCTLSLEQAGDLLPVMQALDSQNIHVIGIRLHNRHSETVGVLALILNNSDASSDQEPLSPERIAFIKAVSGAAAVSIESQRLQERQKQLLNAFIQLLAGAIDAKSPYTGGHCQRVPELTFMLAKAAEQSQDPHFALYNPTDEEWEALHIAAWLHDCGKVTTPEYVVDKATKLETIYDRIHEIRTRFEVLKRDAWVNYWQALAQGGSDQPLAEQRDARLAALDDDFAFVARSNVGGEAMAEADLERLKNIAAQTWTRTLDDRLGVSWEENARQAQREAQSLPVTESLLADKPEHLFMRAESEQIDSDNPWGFKLDVPPYKFNRGELYNLSITRGTLTSEERYIINNHIVQTILMLDRLPFPNYLGNIAEIAGGHHERMDGKGYPKRLRREDMSLAARMMAIADIFEALTASDRPYKRGKTLNEALSIMAGMCHDGHIDPSLFELFMREQIFMQYARQYLEPQQIDTVNVDALLVKAGVD